The following proteins come from a genomic window of Gordonia westfalica:
- a CDS encoding MFS transporter gives MNSTEVSHRRGWSGFIDSLRHSPGLGRLLFVRLSSQVTDGIFQAALVGSILFNPERHADPLAVAGGLAVLLLPYSLIGPFAGALLDHWDRRNVLLYANLLRGAIIGLVAIAVASGAPDVVVLISALAATGASRFVAAGLSAGLPHVARREVIVATNALFTTLGGAMLSVGLGITLGLRAIFGDDNSGSALTMLAGIVLAVVSGGLAHGFRPLQLGPDEPDDPGRSAFHAVSVGLWHGARAVATHKTVAAALSAIGAHRLVFGMNTLMILVLTRQMGPGDGLDRVSLVIGFTGAGALLAAVITPIAVGRVGRFTTLMCALAVGAIAEVTVLGFHFAVICGSAFVLGLIGQVAKLCGDVAMQVDVGDAVRGQVFSVQDAVFNIAYVGAVTVAALAIPADGHATVLVVLGVALYLLGMVAVRALYNRAEAAGEPAASRQAVTDPAA, from the coding sequence GTGAACAGCACCGAGGTGAGCCACCGCCGAGGGTGGTCGGGGTTCATCGATTCGCTCCGTCACTCACCAGGTCTGGGACGGTTGCTGTTCGTTCGTCTATCGAGCCAAGTCACCGACGGGATCTTCCAGGCCGCACTTGTCGGAAGCATCCTCTTCAACCCCGAACGGCACGCGGATCCGCTCGCCGTCGCCGGCGGTCTCGCGGTGTTGCTGCTGCCGTATTCACTCATCGGTCCGTTCGCCGGCGCGCTGCTCGATCACTGGGATCGGCGCAATGTGCTGCTGTACGCGAACCTGTTACGCGGCGCGATCATCGGACTCGTCGCGATCGCGGTCGCATCCGGCGCACCGGACGTGGTGGTGCTGATCTCGGCGCTCGCCGCCACCGGCGCGAGTCGGTTCGTCGCGGCCGGCCTGTCTGCCGGACTTCCGCACGTCGCCAGACGCGAGGTGATCGTGGCGACCAACGCATTGTTCACCACGCTCGGCGGCGCGATGCTGAGCGTGGGACTCGGGATCACACTGGGTCTGCGCGCGATCTTCGGCGACGACAACTCGGGAAGTGCACTCACGATGCTGGCCGGGATCGTGCTGGCCGTCGTGTCCGGCGGTCTGGCCCACGGCTTCCGGCCGCTGCAACTGGGTCCCGACGAACCCGACGATCCGGGCAGGTCGGCGTTCCATGCGGTCTCGGTCGGTCTGTGGCACGGCGCCCGTGCGGTGGCGACCCACAAGACGGTGGCGGCAGCGTTGTCGGCCATCGGCGCCCACCGACTCGTGTTCGGGATGAACACGCTCATGATCCTGGTGCTGACGCGGCAGATGGGACCCGGCGACGGACTCGATCGGGTCAGCCTGGTCATCGGGTTCACCGGCGCCGGTGCCCTCCTCGCCGCGGTGATCACCCCGATCGCGGTGGGCCGCGTCGGGAGATTCACGACGCTGATGTGTGCGTTGGCTGTCGGAGCGATCGCCGAGGTCACGGTCCTGGGGTTCCACTTCGCCGTGATCTGCGGGTCGGCCTTCGTGTTGGGTCTGATCGGGCAGGTCGCCAAGTTGTGCGGCGACGTCGCCATGCAGGTCGACGTCGGCGACGCGGTACGCGGTCAGGTGTTCTCCGTGCAGGACGCGGTGTTCAACATCGCCTATGTCGGCGCCGTCACCGTGGCCGCGCTGGCGATCCCCGCGGACGGTCACGCGACCGTGCTCGTCGTCCTGGGGGTGGCGCTCTACCTGCTGGGCATGGTGGCGGTACGCGCCCTCTACAACCGCGCCGAAGCAGCCGGCGAACCCGCGGCGAGCCGACAGGCCGTCACCGACCCCGCCGCGTGA
- a CDS encoding glycerol-3-phosphate dehydrogenase/oxidase, which yields MATLSVRTRRRALESMASSTEPLDLLVVGGGITGVGVALDAATRGLRVALVEQGDLASGTSRWSSKLVHGGLRYLAKGDVRIARESAVERHHLMTSIAPHLISPLRQILPDRGERQKSVLRVGMRAGDLLRRNAGTPSSLLPPPSRLSVMETLGRFPTLSPEGLCGGISTTDGQLIDDARLVVAVARTAAAFGALICTHTRADRVDGRGAAVTDLLSGESFDVGARMVVNATGVWSGAVDDSIAVQPSRGTHLVVDAATLGNPTASLTVPVGKSLSRYVFALPAQLGRVYIGVTDVAAPGPIPDVPTPADSEIDFLLDAINPALTRTLGRSDIVGVFAGLRPLVYERGNAGDGGSDGLADVSRRHRVRVRGDGLVTVLGGKLTTYRRMAEDAVDAALATTEMTAGECVTTTTALVGALRDPREEGLPASLVARFGGEAPTVVETATVDRPLEPIAPGIDVTRAEIEFAVTHEGALDVDDVLHRRTRIGLVQRDADLARPEIEKIVAQVLPTAG from the coding sequence ATGGCCACCTTGTCGGTCCGGACCCGCCGGCGTGCCCTCGAGTCGATGGCGTCGAGCACCGAACCCCTCGACCTGCTCGTCGTGGGCGGCGGTATCACCGGTGTCGGTGTCGCGCTCGACGCCGCGACGCGTGGCCTGCGTGTCGCCCTAGTCGAGCAGGGTGACCTCGCCTCCGGCACCTCGCGGTGGAGCAGCAAACTCGTGCACGGCGGACTCCGGTACCTCGCGAAGGGCGATGTCCGGATCGCCCGCGAGAGTGCCGTCGAGCGGCATCATCTGATGACATCTATTGCGCCGCACCTGATCTCGCCGCTCCGGCAGATACTCCCCGATCGTGGTGAACGGCAGAAATCGGTCCTTCGCGTCGGTATGCGTGCCGGAGATCTCCTGCGCCGCAACGCCGGTACGCCGAGCTCGTTGTTGCCGCCGCCCTCGCGCCTGTCGGTGATGGAGACACTCGGGCGCTTCCCGACCCTCTCGCCGGAGGGACTGTGTGGAGGGATCTCGACGACCGACGGGCAACTGATCGACGACGCCCGGCTCGTCGTCGCGGTGGCACGCACCGCGGCCGCGTTCGGCGCGCTGATCTGCACTCATACCCGCGCCGACCGGGTCGACGGTCGGGGGGCCGCGGTCACCGATCTGCTCTCGGGCGAGTCCTTCGACGTCGGCGCGCGGATGGTCGTGAACGCCACCGGCGTCTGGTCCGGGGCCGTCGACGACTCGATCGCGGTACAGCCGAGTCGCGGAACGCATCTCGTCGTGGACGCGGCCACACTGGGCAATCCGACCGCGTCGCTGACCGTGCCGGTGGGAAAGTCGTTGTCCCGGTATGTCTTCGCGTTACCAGCGCAGTTGGGTCGGGTCTACATCGGCGTCACCGATGTCGCAGCCCCGGGCCCGATCCCGGATGTCCCCACACCCGCTGACTCCGAGATCGACTTCCTGCTCGACGCGATCAACCCGGCGCTGACCCGGACACTCGGCCGGTCCGACATCGTCGGGGTGTTCGCCGGTCTGCGACCACTTGTCTACGAGCGTGGAAACGCCGGGGACGGCGGGTCGGATGGCCTCGCGGATGTCAGTCGCCGGCACCGTGTCCGGGTCCGCGGCGACGGTCTGGTGACCGTACTCGGCGGCAAACTCACCACCTACCGGCGGATGGCCGAGGATGCGGTCGATGCCGCCCTGGCGACCACCGAAATGACCGCGGGTGAGTGTGTCACCACCACAACAGCACTGGTCGGCGCGTTGCGGGACCCGCGTGAGGAGGGCCTTCCGGCGTCGCTGGTGGCGCGGTTCGGCGGAGAGGCTCCGACGGTCGTCGAGACCGCAACCGTCGATCGGCCGCTGGAGCCGATCGCGCCCGGCATCGACGTCACCCGCGCCGAGATCGAGTTCGCGGTCACGCACGAGGGTGCCCTCGACGTCGACGACGTCCTGCACCGGCGCACGCGTATCGGCCTGGTTCAGCGCGACGCGGACCTCGCCCGACCGGAGATCGAGAAAATCGTCGCGCAGGTGCTCCCCACCGCCGGCTGA
- a CDS encoding YqgE/AlgH family protein, whose amino-acid sequence MPGVPWDADPTHRVRPGTALIASTDLIEPTFARTVIYVIEHNEAGSLGVILNRMSQTAVHNLLPQWTDIAASPRALYIGGPVKQDAALCLGVMKHGHDVEDHPALRPVDGRVVLVDLDADPEPLAEVLVGVRIFAGYSGWGIGQLDDELDQFSWMLASALPRDLLAPPATDVWFDILRRQPWPMPLLATHPIDLSLN is encoded by the coding sequence ATGCCAGGTGTCCCGTGGGATGCGGACCCCACCCATCGCGTCCGCCCCGGAACCGCGCTGATCGCGTCGACCGATCTCATCGAGCCGACCTTCGCGCGCACGGTCATCTACGTCATCGAGCACAACGAGGCGGGCAGTCTCGGCGTCATCCTCAACCGCATGAGCCAGACCGCGGTGCACAACCTGCTGCCCCAGTGGACGGACATCGCGGCCTCCCCCCGGGCGCTCTACATCGGCGGTCCGGTCAAGCAGGACGCGGCGCTGTGCCTCGGCGTGATGAAGCACGGCCACGACGTCGAGGATCATCCCGCTCTGCGCCCGGTCGACGGTCGTGTCGTCCTCGTCGACCTCGACGCCGATCCGGAACCGCTCGCCGAGGTGCTCGTGGGCGTGCGCATCTTCGCGGGGTACAGCGGATGGGGAATCGGACAGCTCGATGATGAACTGGACCAGTTCAGCTGGATGCTCGCCTCCGCACTCCCCCGCGACCTGCTGGCCCCACCCGCAACCGACGTCTGGTTCGACATTCTCCGCCGGCAGCCCTGGCCGATGCCGCTGCTCGCAACGCATCCGATCGACCTCAGCCTGAACTGA
- a CDS encoding aminotransferase class V-fold PLP-dependent enzyme, with amino-acid sequence MYVSDLGEQWHAARLKPALAHLDSASAGRSSYAVIGAMTAHLWRETERGSYVAADDRAEEIARDTRNLAALIGHTPDEIIFRESARAALRALLTNWSLPVTSTVWVAKNEFGPNLEEFERRGYAVRTMPDGDVYGHVDTDALENMLQFEQPDFIHVCHIGSMSGAVQPVARIVELAHRVGVPVVVDMAQSVGHVPTVTGADVVYGTSRKWLTGPRGVGFVAVRRDSLRPVEIDGSDAFIAGRLGLGIAVRELLDIGQQRVFRELAMIGRATRERLHGIASWEVLEPLDEPSAIVTLAPPPGWQFEDLAAARDKLLALGILITAADAWRAPLATETPVLRLSPHLDVQREDLDRLADALRTMGY; translated from the coding sequence ATGTACGTCAGCGACCTCGGCGAGCAATGGCATGCGGCCCGGCTGAAACCGGCCCTCGCGCATCTCGACTCCGCGTCCGCCGGACGATCGTCGTATGCCGTGATCGGTGCGATGACCGCACACCTGTGGCGCGAGACCGAACGCGGCTCCTACGTCGCCGCTGACGACCGTGCCGAGGAAATCGCCCGCGACACACGCAATCTCGCGGCCCTCATCGGACACACGCCCGATGAGATCATCTTCCGTGAGAGTGCCCGCGCAGCTCTGCGGGCCCTGCTGACCAACTGGAGTCTGCCCGTCACCTCGACGGTCTGGGTGGCCAAGAACGAGTTCGGCCCCAACCTCGAGGAGTTCGAGCGCCGCGGCTACGCCGTGCGCACCATGCCCGACGGCGACGTGTACGGCCACGTCGACACCGATGCGCTCGAGAACATGCTGCAGTTCGAGCAGCCCGACTTCATCCACGTCTGCCACATCGGTTCGATGTCCGGTGCAGTGCAGCCGGTTGCGCGGATCGTCGAACTCGCGCACCGCGTCGGCGTGCCCGTGGTGGTCGACATGGCCCAGTCCGTCGGGCACGTCCCCACCGTCACCGGCGCCGATGTCGTCTACGGCACCAGCCGCAAGTGGCTCACCGGCCCACGTGGTGTCGGGTTCGTCGCGGTACGCCGAGATTCGTTGCGGCCGGTCGAGATCGACGGCTCCGACGCGTTCATCGCCGGCCGACTCGGGCTCGGGATCGCGGTCCGCGAACTCCTCGACATCGGACAGCAGCGGGTGTTCCGTGAGCTGGCGATGATCGGCAGGGCCACCCGCGAGCGACTGCACGGCATCGCCAGCTGGGAGGTCCTCGAGCCGCTCGACGAGCCATCGGCGATCGTGACCCTCGCGCCGCCGCCCGGATGGCAGTTCGAGGACCTCGCCGCGGCCCGCGACAAACTGCTCGCGCTGGGCATCCTGATCACCGCGGCCGACGCTTGGCGGGCACCGCTGGCAACCGAGACGCCCGTCCTGCGGCTCAGCCCGCACCTCGACGTGCAGCGGGAGGACCTCGACCGTCTCGCAGATGCGTTGCGCACCATGGGGTATTGA